A single Alphaproteobacteria bacterium DNA region contains:
- a CDS encoding aspartate/glutamate racemase family protein: MSGRIARGGKAVYGAPLGILMLEAKFPRIPGDMGNATTWPFPVLYRVVTGASPEKVVLKGAEGLLPDFIAAAQDLVRLGAEAITTNCGFLSLFQKELSAAVNVPVATSALMQVPWVQATLPPGKRVGIVTVSKATLTPRHLEAANVPLDTPIAGTENGKEFFRVLIKAEKTDMDIDGAERDVVEAGVELVRTHPEIGALVLECTNMPPYAAALQAATGLPVYDIYTMIAWFHSGLRPRRFE, translated from the coding sequence ATGAGCGGACGCATCGCGCGCGGCGGCAAGGCGGTCTACGGCGCGCCGCTCGGCATCTTGATGCTCGAAGCCAAGTTCCCGCGTATCCCCGGCGATATGGGCAACGCGACGACCTGGCCGTTCCCCGTTCTCTATCGCGTCGTCACCGGCGCCTCGCCCGAGAAAGTCGTGTTGAAGGGCGCTGAAGGTCTGCTGCCGGATTTCATCGCGGCGGCGCAGGATCTCGTGCGCCTCGGCGCGGAAGCGATCACGACCAATTGCGGTTTCCTGTCGCTGTTCCAGAAGGAACTGAGCGCCGCCGTGAACGTGCCGGTCGCGACGTCCGCCTTGATGCAAGTGCCGTGGGTGCAGGCGACGTTGCCGCCGGGCAAGCGCGTGGGCATCGTCACCGTATCCAAGGCGACGCTGACGCCGCGTCATCTCGAAGCCGCGAACGTGCCGCTCGATACGCCGATCGCGGGCACGGAGAACGGCAAGGAATTCTTCCGCGTTCTGATCAAGGCGGAGAAGACCGATATGGATATCGACGGCGCCGAGCGCGACGTGGTCGAGGCGGGCGTCGAACTTGTCCGCACGCATCCCGAGATCGGCGCGCTGGTGCTCGAATGCACCAATATGCCGCCTTATGCCGCCGCGTTGCAGGCGGCGACCGGTTTGCCGGTCTACGATATCTATACGATGATCGCGTGGTTCCATTCCGGGCTTCGCCCGCGGCGGTTCGAATGA
- a CDS encoding methylglyoxal synthase, with protein sequence MARAAKNLRVGMVAHDKRKAELARWLARHRKVFAKAGIVATGTTAKLLRKRCPELSIEALASGPLGGDQQMGALITEGALDALIFFWDPLTPMPHDVDVRALLRLATLYDLPHACNLSTANLIAAGIERGTVGA encoded by the coding sequence ATGGCGCGGGCGGCGAAAAATCTACGCGTGGGCATGGTCGCGCACGACAAACGCAAGGCGGAGCTCGCGCGCTGGCTGGCGCGCCATCGCAAGGTGTTCGCGAAGGCCGGCATCGTCGCCACGGGCACGACCGCCAAGCTGCTGCGCAAGCGTTGCCCCGAACTTTCGATCGAAGCCTTGGCGAGCGGCCCGCTGGGCGGCGACCAGCAGATGGGCGCCCTGATCACGGAAGGTGCCCTCGACGCGCTGATCTTTTTCTGGGACCCGTTGACGCCGATGCCCCATGACGTGGACGTGCGCGCGTTGTTGCGGCTCGCGACCCTCTACGATCTGCCGCATGCGTGCAATCTTTCGACCGCGAATCTGATCGCGGCCGGGATCGAACGCGGGACGGTGGGCGCATGA
- a CDS encoding DUF2892 domain-containing protein has protein sequence MANVGSVDRLVRAIAGAILLVAPFAAPALFESFGAWRFAVAAAGAVLLATAALRFCPAYVPLGINTCGVDKR, from the coding sequence ATGGCCAATGTCGGATCCGTCGATCGTCTCGTGCGCGCCATCGCTGGCGCCATATTGCTCGTGGCGCCATTCGCGGCCCCGGCGCTGTTCGAATCCTTCGGCGCGTGGCGCTTCGCGGTCGCGGCCGCCGGGGCGGTATTGCTCGCCACGGCGGCGTTGCGTTTCTGCCCGGCTTACGTGCCGCTCGGCATCAACACTTGCGGCGTCGACAAGCGCTGA